A window of Chloracidobacterium sp. N contains these coding sequences:
- a CDS encoding ABC transporter ATP-binding protein produces MRPVVEIEQLSMEYVTGFWRNKRVRSLVDLSLEVYAGEVFGFLGHNGAGKTTTLKILMRIVYPTGGTARILGCPLDDMSMRRRIGYLPESPYFYDYLTGWELLDYVGRLCGLDAAQRARRIPEMLALVGMQHAAHRPLRKYSKGMLQRIGIAQAILHDPEVVFLDEPMTGLDPIGRREVRDIMANLRDQGKTVFFSTHILSDVEALCDRVAILKQGRRVAYGTLAEIQAGRAATLEIVATETTPEAVAALERFAARLRRTAAGLHCELKSADQVGEAVAELHRHGGRLVSITPIKSALEEFFVRDETLSETF; encoded by the coding sequence ATGCGACCGGTCGTTGAAATCGAGCAGCTTTCCATGGAGTACGTCACTGGCTTCTGGCGCAACAAGCGCGTCCGGTCACTGGTTGACCTGAGCCTTGAAGTCTATGCCGGCGAAGTCTTCGGGTTTCTCGGACACAACGGCGCCGGAAAAACGACGACGCTCAAAATCCTCATGCGGATTGTCTATCCGACGGGTGGCACGGCGCGGATTCTCGGCTGCCCGCTGGATGACATGAGCATGCGGCGGCGCATCGGCTACCTGCCGGAGTCGCCGTACTTCTACGACTACCTGACCGGGTGGGAACTGCTTGACTACGTCGGCCGGCTCTGCGGTCTGGATGCGGCGCAGCGGGCCCGGCGCATTCCCGAAATGCTGGCGCTGGTTGGCATGCAGCATGCCGCCCACCGTCCGCTGCGCAAGTATTCCAAGGGCATGCTCCAGCGGATCGGCATTGCCCAGGCTATTCTGCACGACCCGGAAGTGGTCTTTCTGGACGAACCGATGACGGGACTTGATCCCATTGGACGGCGGGAAGTCCGCGACATCATGGCCAACCTGCGGGACCAGGGCAAAACGGTGTTTTTCTCGACGCACATCCTGTCGGATGTCGAGGCGCTCTGCGACCGCGTGGCCATTCTCAAGCAGGGCCGCCGCGTGGCCTATGGGACGCTGGCGGAAATTCAGGCGGGCCGGGCGGCCACGCTTGAAATCGTGGCCACGGAGACGACACCCGAAGCCGTGGCGGCACTGGAGCGTTTTGCGGCCCGCCTTCGCCGGACAGCCGCCGGGTTGCACTGCGAGTTGAAATCAGCCGACCAGGTGGGCGAAGCCGTCGCCGAGCTGCACCGCCATGGCGGACGCCTGGTTTCCATCACGCCGATCAAATCCGCGCTGGAAGAATTTTTCGTCCGGGACGAAACCCTCAGCGAGACCTTCTGA
- a CDS encoding DUF2499 domain-containing protein, with amino-acid sequence MSLLSPPVWGIHIASVTEWTLAIALVWRLGTVLGRTDIRRLAVAMLPHWGAGMCVLAWHATNDNTSLMWIPRTHELLTLIGSVGLATAALHLREWPRRYPRFVLAATAVATLTVGGFLLARAWLPYGGTRGAMIQSAGLAYLLFVVFLAVNRRWDRAAFNVQTIVGYGLLILFVVVTIALSIVARTVYRAPSLTHVDWLHGIAEGTMTVANLVLVLGLRRSLRSLETAPALATTVPA; translated from the coding sequence ATGAGTTTGCTGTCACCCCCGGTATGGGGCATTCACATTGCCAGCGTGACCGAGTGGACGCTGGCCATCGCCTTGGTGTGGCGGTTGGGAACGGTGCTGGGCCGGACAGACATCCGGCGCCTGGCCGTGGCGATGCTGCCGCACTGGGGCGCCGGGATGTGCGTCCTGGCCTGGCATGCCACCAATGACAACACCAGCCTGATGTGGATTCCACGTACGCACGAACTGCTGACACTCATCGGAAGTGTCGGGCTGGCGACGGCTGCGCTGCATCTGCGCGAATGGCCGCGGCGCTACCCCCGGTTCGTTCTGGCCGCCACGGCCGTGGCGACGCTGACTGTCGGCGGCTTTCTGCTGGCGCGGGCCTGGCTGCCCTATGGCGGGACGCGGGGCGCAATGATTCAGTCGGCCGGATTGGCCTACCTGCTGTTCGTGGTCTTTCTGGCGGTCAACCGGCGGTGGGACCGCGCGGCCTTCAACGTCCAGACGATTGTCGGGTACGGGCTGCTCATCCTGTTTGTCGTCGTCACCATTGCCCTGAGCATTGTGGCACGGACGGTCTATCGCGCGCCGTCATTGACCCATGTGGACTGGCTGCACGGCATTGCCGAGGGCACGATGACGGTGGCCAACCTGGTGCTGGTGCTTGGGTTGCGGCGGTCATTGCGGTCGCTGGAAACTGCGCCAGCGCTGGCGACGACTGTCCCAGCCTGA
- a CDS encoding DUF445 domain-containing protein yields the protein MNFLRLLFDCSPLLIATAHGYGAAWLAVRMLFRPLKPVYVFGWKLPFTPGLLPAERERFVDALAGVIAEKLLTADILAAAFHELRLDTDVERLARSRYAERSQPDALLPVVAGRITEMLTTLKNSSEAKWRIAHELRAVVIRRLERDYHPAVRQTATFLVGDALVYRIVDRAINNLADQLSESMAIREVMDEALRRLPEAIFTSERPLQQRIAQDIVRHLSERLDIKGIIKRRFETFSNDIFESLVYETAGRELRGIMVFGTYVGFAVGVLQTGVNLWRTLAGH from the coding sequence ATGAACTTCCTGCGCTTGCTTTTCGATTGCAGCCCCCTGCTCATCGCTACGGCGCACGGTTACGGCGCGGCCTGGCTGGCGGTCAGGATGCTCTTTCGCCCGCTCAAGCCGGTCTATGTCTTTGGCTGGAAACTGCCGTTTACGCCGGGACTGCTTCCGGCCGAACGGGAACGTTTCGTGGATGCCCTGGCCGGCGTCATCGCCGAAAAACTCCTCACGGCGGACATCCTGGCGGCCGCTTTCCATGAACTCCGGCTGGACACCGACGTGGAACGCCTCGCCCGCTCGCGCTATGCCGAACGGTCGCAGCCCGACGCCCTGCTTCCGGTCGTCGCCGGACGCATCACGGAGATGCTGACCACGCTCAAAAACTCCTCCGAGGCCAAGTGGCGTATTGCCCACGAACTGCGCGCCGTGGTCATCCGGCGGCTCGAACGCGATTACCACCCGGCTGTCCGCCAGACGGCGACCTTTCTGGTGGGCGATGCGCTGGTGTACCGCATTGTGGACCGCGCTATCAACAACCTGGCTGACCAGCTCTCCGAAAGTATGGCCATCCGGGAAGTCATGGACGAAGCCCTACGCCGCCTGCCGGAAGCCATCTTCACCAGCGAGCGCCCCCTGCAACAGCGCATTGCCCAGGACATCGTCCGTCACCTCAGCGAACGCCTCGACATCAAGGGCATCATCAAGCGGCGTTTTGAGACCTTCTCGAATGACATCTTTGAGAGTCTCGTCTATGAAACAGCCGGACGGGAACTGCGGGGCATCATGGTGTTTGGAACGTATGTCGGTTTTGCGGTCGGCGTCCTGCAAACCGGCGTCAACCTCTGGCGCACTCTGGCCGGTCATTAG
- a CDS encoding mechanosensitive ion channel family protein — MNPTDFTYYWWIVVGVLTAALTMLFIRKTAPAEVREALRFPAWCVAVAVAAALADAFLSSFAPPALFRHLSAIGLALALGRLSVLAFFDAGIARRLGLTAERIFRDIIQGIVYAAVALLALSWSGVQVTSLLVTSALFTAIIGLSLQDTLGNIVAGLTLQVQQPFEVGDWIQLDDGQRAGEVVEINWRAVRIFTLDQEQVTIPNGLLAKSQIVTYTKPSSLARQTVFVQAPYHIPPEHVRAAILTTIRDIPEICADPPPVVATFAFLENATIRYAIRYFIANFGRREAIASLVRDRAWYALDRAAVELPLPLTGIELRRPVSPEVKQQQLVAASEQLLGAVPLLACLSKSERLVAAEGMRLLRYAPGEALVRQGEPGDALFILEAGTVCVEVDGLEVGQMHAPDCFGEMALMTGEPRSATIRAVGEVTVRTIHRDVFCHLLRTNPRLAETFSRVLAERLEARRLSLEAARSAAVPDMAHMDSKSTQLLAQIKRLFALE, encoded by the coding sequence ATGAACCCGACGGACTTTACCTATTACTGGTGGATTGTGGTTGGTGTGCTGACGGCCGCGCTGACTATGCTGTTCATCAGGAAAACCGCCCCGGCGGAAGTACGGGAGGCGCTCCGTTTTCCAGCGTGGTGTGTGGCCGTGGCGGTGGCGGCGGCGCTGGCGGATGCCTTCCTGTCCAGCTTTGCCCCGCCGGCGCTCTTTCGTCACCTCTCGGCTATCGGTCTGGCTCTGGCGCTGGGACGGTTGTCGGTTCTGGCCTTTTTTGATGCCGGGATTGCCCGGCGGTTGGGGCTGACGGCAGAACGGATTTTCCGGGACATCATTCAGGGGATTGTCTATGCCGCTGTGGCCCTGCTGGCGCTGAGTTGGTCTGGCGTGCAGGTGACATCCCTGCTCGTCACATCGGCACTGTTTACGGCCATCATTGGTCTGTCCCTGCAGGATACGCTGGGCAACATCGTGGCCGGACTGACCCTGCAGGTGCAGCAGCCCTTTGAAGTCGGCGACTGGATTCAGCTCGATGACGGGCAGCGGGCCGGCGAAGTCGTGGAAATCAACTGGCGCGCCGTCAGGATTTTCACTCTCGATCAGGAGCAAGTGACCATTCCCAACGGGTTGCTGGCCAAAAGCCAGATTGTGACCTATACGAAACCGTCCTCCTTGGCACGGCAGACGGTTTTTGTGCAGGCGCCCTATCACATTCCACCGGAGCACGTACGGGCGGCCATTCTGACGACGATACGGGACATCCCGGAGATTTGTGCCGACCCGCCGCCGGTCGTGGCCACCTTCGCTTTTCTCGAAAATGCGACTATCCGCTACGCCATCCGCTACTTCATTGCGAACTTCGGGCGGCGGGAAGCCATTGCCAGTCTGGTGCGCGACCGGGCGTGGTATGCCCTGGACCGGGCGGCGGTTGAGTTGCCGCTGCCCCTGACGGGAATCGAGCTGCGGCGGCCGGTGTCGCCGGAGGTGAAGCAGCAGCAGCTTGTGGCCGCCTCGGAACAGTTGCTTGGGGCCGTGCCGTTGCTGGCCTGCCTGTCCAAGTCCGAACGCCTGGTCGCAGCCGAAGGGATGCGGTTGTTGCGCTATGCGCCGGGCGAAGCCCTGGTGCGGCAGGGTGAGCCGGGAGACGCCCTGTTCATTCTGGAAGCCGGGACGGTATGCGTTGAAGTGGATGGGCTGGAAGTCGGACAGATGCACGCTCCCGATTGCTTTGGCGAAATGGCGCTGATGACCGGTGAGCCGCGTTCGGCCACGATTCGCGCGGTTGGGGAAGTGACCGTCCGCACCATTCACCGGGACGTATTCTGTCACCTGTTGCGAACCAACCCCCGTCTGGCGGAGACCTTCAGCCGGGTGCTGGCGGAACGTCTGGAAGCGCGTCGCCTGAGCCTTGAAGCGGCACGTTCGGCGGCCGTGCCGGATATGGCCCACATGGACAGCAAATCAACGCAGTTGCTGGCGCAAATCAAGCGGTTGTTCGCGCTGGAATGA
- a CDS encoding FAD-dependent oxidoreductase has translation MVTSRSALVIGCGISGLACARRLQAAGYHVTIITREQPKSTTSNVAAALWYPYRCAPREKALPWSKATFEELLRQHRDGVPGVTPTTFIELFDHNRPTPWWAEATGGVTRLTGNDLPPGYAVGFAATVPVVETPLYLPYLVAQFSAAGGTLQIGELTSLDEACAAYPLVINCSGLGARTLANDPEVFPIRGQVVRVSNPGVRRALTDDDGPRRISYTIPRQTDVILGGTALSHVWDTTPDAATTERILRHCRELEPALASAQVLEVRVGLRPGRTAVRLEREHRGVGVVIHNYGHGGAGFTLAWGCADEVLHLARAT, from the coding sequence ATGGTTACTTCCCGTTCGGCACTGGTCATCGGCTGTGGCATCTCCGGGCTGGCCTGCGCCCGGCGACTGCAAGCCGCCGGCTACCACGTCACCATCATCACCCGCGAACAGCCAAAATCCACGACTTCCAACGTCGCCGCGGCGCTCTGGTATCCCTACCGCTGCGCTCCCCGCGAAAAAGCCCTGCCATGGTCGAAGGCCACCTTTGAAGAACTCCTGCGCCAGCACCGGGACGGCGTTCCGGGCGTCACCCCGACGACATTCATTGAGCTTTTTGACCACAACCGCCCCACACCCTGGTGGGCTGAAGCGACCGGCGGCGTCACCCGTCTCACCGGAAACGACCTGCCGCCCGGTTATGCCGTCGGCTTTGCCGCCACCGTACCGGTCGTGGAAACACCGCTGTATCTCCCCTACCTCGTGGCACAGTTCTCAGCGGCAGGCGGTACACTCCAGATCGGCGAACTCACCAGTCTGGATGAGGCCTGCGCTGCGTACCCGCTGGTCATCAACTGCTCCGGTCTGGGGGCACGGACGCTCGCCAATGACCCCGAAGTGTTTCCCATCCGCGGGCAGGTCGTACGGGTTTCCAATCCCGGCGTACGGCGTGCCCTGACCGATGACGACGGCCCACGCCGCATCAGCTACACGATCCCACGCCAGACGGATGTCATTCTGGGCGGCACGGCGCTGTCCCACGTCTGGGATACCACTCCCGATGCAGCGACAACCGAAAGAATCTTGCGCCACTGCCGCGAGCTTGAGCCGGCGCTGGCCTCAGCACAGGTGCTTGAAGTGCGGGTCGGGCTGCGTCCGGGGCGGACGGCCGTCCGCCTAGAACGGGAACACCGTGGCGTGGGCGTCGTCATTCACAACTACGGCCACGGCGGCGCGGGCTTCACCCTCGCCTGGGGCTGTGCGGACGAGGTGCTTCACCTGGCGCGTGCAACGTAA
- a CDS encoding tetratricopeptide repeat protein, whose protein sequence is MLSAVPATVLRRAVRCVSLCCLLGWPASVAVAQFVPAQSGAAAGTSRPKPPAAAEPTRDEPPVSMVVLTPPTTTIDLLREQTDLDAALAAATLDEQARQLETFLRTHPASPLQRAARQALVRVQGQLGERQLRAGDVEAAQRTFRQAFNTLPEAEAAPVFQSLILPMPLLLATQGRRTEAVLLMREFQPRAWNEAKALEQVGLFYLSLEVPADAQQVFKRALELDATSATLWHSLGVAYQMGLRLDDAAAAFQRALELDPKSRVAWAALADLQRAAGDYEKAEANYRRQLDIEPEHPTAWGGLAMCYLARGQESEAIAPMARMLTINPRDVRFLTQLAYTQAANGNVAAAIAAGTQAKRLQPNYPWLRIVEAHLMRRAGDLAEAENILGEALQTAQFATLQFELGATLILANAYEQALEPFEAFLKVTPDGEFEAVLGGTLPVRSARLSRLLDLERRASLLVASPLLTDEEMAFIERYVRFAMLAKQARAGSLPKGGLTESPLEVAAKEFVAGKDPGRGWRLLRAAGMLTEVGELGMAERFARQAIDATSDAARVAGGGVDSPRAEDRLAEFYVRAQMTLGWILYRQGETAAATVRLREAVKAYPNAPSRREAAWRLGTVLEAMKQDAEAFEAYRLGYDAQAPTAAERRTKLEAVYKRLHGSLEGFEAALAP, encoded by the coding sequence ATGCTGTCTGCTGTACCTGCCACTGTGCTGCGCCGTGCCGTCCGCTGTGTTTCCCTGTGTTGTCTTCTGGGCTGGCCGGCTTCCGTGGCCGTGGCCCAGTTCGTTCCAGCCCAATCCGGCGCGGCGGCCGGCACTTCCCGCCCCAAGCCGCCGGCCGCGGCGGAACCGACCCGTGATGAACCGCCGGTGTCCATGGTGGTGTTGACGCCCCCCACGACCACCATTGACCTGCTGCGTGAGCAGACGGACCTCGACGCAGCCCTTGCCGCCGCGACGCTTGACGAACAGGCCCGCCAGCTTGAGACGTTTTTGCGGACCCACCCGGCCTCGCCGCTCCAGCGTGCGGCCCGGCAGGCACTCGTGCGCGTGCAGGGCCAGCTTGGTGAGCGGCAGTTGCGCGCCGGGGATGTCGAAGCGGCGCAGCGCACGTTTCGCCAGGCGTTCAACACGTTGCCCGAAGCGGAAGCCGCTCCGGTCTTTCAATCGCTCATCCTGCCGATGCCGTTGCTGCTGGCGACTCAGGGGCGACGTACGGAAGCCGTCCTGCTGATGCGCGAGTTCCAGCCACGGGCCTGGAATGAAGCTAAAGCGCTCGAACAGGTCGGGCTGTTTTACCTGAGTCTGGAAGTCCCGGCCGACGCTCAGCAAGTGTTCAAGCGCGCTCTCGAACTTGATGCCACATCTGCAACGCTGTGGCACAGTCTGGGCGTGGCCTATCAGATGGGCCTCCGTCTGGACGATGCGGCTGCCGCCTTTCAGCGGGCGCTTGAACTCGATCCAAAAAGCCGGGTGGCCTGGGCGGCGCTGGCTGATCTCCAGCGCGCAGCCGGGGATTACGAAAAAGCTGAAGCCAACTACCGCCGACAGCTTGACATCGAGCCGGAGCACCCGACGGCGTGGGGCGGGCTGGCCATGTGCTATCTGGCCCGGGGGCAGGAAAGCGAAGCCATTGCCCCTATGGCGCGCATGCTCACCATCAATCCCCGGGATGTGCGTTTTCTGACCCAACTGGCCTACACGCAGGCTGCCAACGGGAATGTGGCCGCCGCCATTGCCGCCGGCACGCAGGCCAAGCGCCTTCAGCCGAACTATCCCTGGCTGCGCATCGTCGAAGCCCATCTGATGCGGCGGGCCGGCGACTTGGCCGAGGCGGAGAACATTCTGGGCGAAGCCCTGCAAACCGCCCAGTTTGCCACGCTCCAGTTTGAACTGGGGGCGACACTGATTCTGGCCAACGCCTACGAACAGGCGCTGGAACCCTTTGAAGCCTTCCTCAAGGTCACACCCGACGGCGAATTTGAGGCCGTTCTGGGCGGGACGCTGCCGGTGCGCAGCGCACGTCTCTCGCGGTTGCTCGACCTCGAACGCCGCGCCTCATTGCTGGTGGCTTCCCCGCTGCTTACCGACGAGGAAATGGCATTTATCGAGCGTTACGTACGCTTTGCCATGCTGGCCAAGCAGGCCCGCGCCGGCAGCCTGCCAAAAGGCGGACTGACCGAGTCGCCGCTTGAAGTTGCGGCCAAGGAATTTGTCGCCGGCAAGGACCCCGGACGCGGATGGCGGTTGTTGCGCGCCGCCGGGATGTTGACCGAAGTGGGTGAACTCGGCATGGCTGAACGTTTTGCCCGGCAGGCCATTGATGCCACGTCGGATGCCGCGCGCGTGGCCGGGGGAGGCGTGGACAGCCCACGGGCCGAAGACCGCCTGGCGGAGTTTTACGTGCGCGCACAGATGACACTGGGCTGGATACTCTACCGGCAGGGCGAGACGGCAGCGGCCACCGTCCGGCTGCGGGAGGCGGTGAAAGCCTATCCGAATGCGCCGTCACGCCGTGAAGCCGCCTGGCGGTTAGGGACGGTTCTTGAAGCAATGAAGCAGGACGCGGAAGCCTTCGAGGCGTACCGGCTCGGCTACGACGCCCAGGCCCCGACGGCTGCCGAGCGCCGCACCAAACTGGAAGCCGTGTACAAGCGTCTGCATGGCTCGCTCGAAGGCTTTGAAGCCGCGCTGGCACCCTGA
- a CDS encoding ABC transporter permease, giving the protein MKKFVLDLLFPALAVVFAFVLGGGIVLVMGDSPLAVYELFFSSAFGSLDGISYTLFYATPLIFTGLAVAVALKCGLLNIGAEGQLTVGAFAAAWVGFTLTGLPSPLLLPACILAAMLAGALWAAVPGLLKSRFGAHEVINTIMMNFIAAGLVSYLVQYHYREVGDPILQTHEIAPGAWLARMHRLIPAIPERIPLSLGFFIALLACAAVYVFLWKTKWGYELRAVGSSPTAAEYGGISVPRNMVLAMALSGALAGLVATSEVLGYRHRYYDGFSPGYGFTGIAVALLGRNHPVGIVLAAILFGALIRSQLFIGIFTDRVSKDLTIVLQAVIILCVACEYPVRAAFARLTKSEV; this is encoded by the coding sequence ATGAAAAAGTTTGTTCTCGATCTGTTGTTTCCGGCGCTGGCTGTCGTGTTTGCGTTCGTTCTGGGGGGCGGCATTGTTCTGGTTATGGGCGACAGCCCCCTGGCGGTGTATGAGCTGTTCTTTTCAAGCGCCTTTGGCTCACTGGATGGCATCAGTTACACGCTCTTTTACGCGACGCCGCTGATCTTTACAGGGTTGGCCGTGGCGGTGGCCTTGAAGTGCGGTTTGCTCAACATCGGCGCGGAGGGACAACTCACCGTCGGAGCCTTTGCGGCCGCCTGGGTGGGCTTCACGCTGACGGGTCTTCCGTCACCACTGCTGCTGCCGGCCTGCATTCTGGCGGCAATGCTGGCCGGCGCCCTGTGGGCGGCCGTGCCGGGCCTGCTCAAATCGCGCTTTGGCGCGCATGAAGTCATCAACACCATCATGATGAACTTCATCGCTGCCGGTCTGGTCAGTTACCTGGTGCAGTATCACTACCGCGAGGTCGGCGATCCGATTCTCCAGACGCACGAAATTGCGCCGGGGGCCTGGCTGGCGCGCATGCACCGGTTGATTCCGGCCATTCCCGAACGCATCCCGCTGAGCTTGGGCTTTTTCATCGCCCTGCTGGCCTGTGCGGCCGTCTATGTCTTTCTCTGGAAAACGAAATGGGGCTATGAACTGCGCGCCGTCGGGAGCAGCCCGACGGCCGCCGAGTATGGCGGCATCAGTGTGCCACGCAACATGGTGCTGGCCATGGCGCTCAGCGGGGCGCTGGCCGGGTTGGTGGCCACCAGCGAGGTGCTGGGCTACCGGCATCGGTACTACGATGGCTTTTCGCCGGGCTACGGCTTCACCGGCATTGCCGTCGCTTTGCTGGGGCGCAACCATCCGGTGGGCATCGTGCTGGCGGCGATTCTGTTCGGCGCGTTGATTCGCTCCCAGCTTTTCATCGGGATTTTTACCGACCGCGTTTCCAAGGACCTGACGATTGTTTTACAGGCGGTCATCATCCTGTGCGTGGCTTGCGAATATCCGGTGCGTGCGGCCTTCGCCCGGCTCACCAAGTCTGAAGTCTGA